Proteins from a genomic interval of Neisseria arctica:
- the grpE gene encoding nucleotide exchange factor GrpE, whose protein sequence is MSEQNTHTEENIDNAAAPETAEADAQEQAVPPTYEELQARVEELEGMLKDEQLRSLANEQNLRRRHVEEIQSAHKFAGQKFATEMLPVKDYLEMALLDQSGNFDALKMGVQMTLTELQKAFDNTQITEITPQAGEKLDPHRHQAMQAVESEQEPNTIVSVMKKGYALNERVLRPAMVVVAKTTEE, encoded by the coding sequence CCCATACCGAAGAGAATATCGACAATGCAGCCGCTCCGGAGACAGCCGAAGCAGATGCTCAAGAGCAAGCCGTACCGCCTACATACGAAGAATTGCAGGCACGCGTAGAAGAGCTGGAGGGCATGCTGAAAGACGAGCAACTTCGCAGTTTGGCCAATGAGCAAAATTTGCGCCGCCGTCATGTTGAAGAAATCCAATCGGCACACAAATTCGCCGGCCAGAAATTCGCTACCGAAATGCTGCCCGTGAAAGATTATTTGGAGATGGCGCTGCTGGATCAAAGCGGTAATTTCGATGCCCTTAAAATGGGCGTTCAGATGACGCTGACCGAGCTGCAAAAAGCTTTCGACAACACTCAAATCACCGAAATCACCCCTCAGGCCGGAGAAAAACTCGATCCGCACCGTCATCAGGCTATGCAGGCGGTAGAGAGCGAGCAGGAGCCTAATACCATCGTGAGCGTTATGAAAAAAGGTTATGCCTTAAACGAACGCGTATTGCGCCCAGCTATGGTTGTGGTCGCAAAAACTACTGAAGAGTAA